Genomic segment of Flavobacteriales bacterium:
TGGTAATCTTCGAAATCAACCAGCAAATAACCGAGTCCCGTTAATTGCAAAATCAATTGCTGCCATTCTTCCGCTTTTAGCTGTGTACCCGAACCGAAAAAACTAAGCAGATGAAATCCTTTTTCAATTAAATCGGCATGTTTATTTCCTCTTAAAATGGAAGTGAGCATGCCCGACGAAACCTGTTCCCCCAATGTTTGAATACAATTGAACAAATGGGTAGAAATTTCGGTGCAGTCGCTATACAAAGGCGGGTGCAGACAAATATCGCAGCGGCCACAATTTTCATTAAAGCTTTCGCCAAAATACGCCAGTAAAACTTTTCTCCTGCATAATGAGGATTCCGCATAATATTGCATCCGTGCCAGTTTTTCTAAATGGAATTCCGACTGACTGGACCTCGCCGCAAAATATCCGAGAATGGCAATATCCTGCATTCCGTACAACAAAAGCGTATCTGCCGGTAATCCATCCCTCCCGGCCCTACCAATTTCCTGATAATAACTTTCCAGGTTTTTGGGTAAATTAAAATGCGCCACCCAGCGAACATTCGATTTATCGATTCCCATTCCAAATGCCACCGTAGCGCAAATCACCTGTACCTCATCATTGATAAACGCATCCTGTACATCGGAACGTTGCTTCATTTCCATACCAGCGTGATAGAATAAATTCCTGATCCCTTTTTGTTGCAACTTCAAAGAAAGATCCTCCGCGATTTTTCTCGACTGACAAAAAATAATTCCTGACTCATTGCGATGCGCTGCCAGAAAAGAAATCAGCAAAGTCATTTTTTCCTGTTGTTTCAATCCGGATTTCACCGTTAAACTAATGTTTGGCCGATCGAAAGAAGCAACAAATAATTCCGGATTTTTTAATCCAAGCAATTGCATAATATCCTTCTTCACAAAGTGATCTGCAGTAGCAGTTAATGCAATCCAGGTCACATTCGGGAAAATCTGCCGCAAGGTGTGCAGGCGCGCATATTCCGGACGAAAATCTTGTCCCCATTGCGAAACACAATGAGCTTCATCGATGGCAATAAGTGAAATGGTAACGGTAGACCAAAATTTTTCTTTTAGCATCAATACCCTTTCAGGGGACACAAACAATAATTTCAGTTCACCATTTTTAATCCGGTCACTCACCGATTGTTCCTCTTCCGGACTCAAACTTGAATTTAAATATGCCGCCGGAATTCCATTTTGTTGTAAAGAAAAAACCTGATCCTTCATCAATGAAATCAGCGGCGAAACCACAATGGTTAAACCAGGCAACAGCAGAGCAGGAATCTGGTAACAGATAGATTTACCACCACCGGTAGGCATCAGCACCAACACATCTTTACCAGCTAAAACAGTTTCAATAATTGGTTTTTGAAATCCGCGAAAAGCAGAATAACCAAAATAACGCTTTAAAATTTCTTCAGGCTTTGCGATAACATTCATGAAGCAAATATCCAGGATGAGAATAATAAAGCAGAATCAGCGAATACACAATTCAGTTCATTGTTACGCTTCGAAAAAAAAAGCCCCGACCATTGGGCCGGGGCTTTCTATTGATAAAAAAAGAATTAGCGTTGTAAAACAACTTTCTGCGTAACCTTCGCCGAACCGGAAGTGATTTCTACAAAGTAGACACCGCTTTCCTGTGTGCTAAGATCAATCGTAGAGATTGTTTTTGTAACATTCATTGAAACTACTTCGCGGCCAATTGCATCGCGAACGATGATCATATCGGAAGATGATTTGATGCTGCTCAATTGAACAAAGAAGATTCCATTACCCGGATTCGGATAAACTGAAACTTTTACATCATTCACTTCAAGTAATCCAACTTGTGAACTTACAACCACTGTAACCTGATCAGTACATCCGTTAGCATCAGTTACAGTTACGGTATACGTTCCACCGGCTACACCTGTAAGATCTTCGGTTGTTGCACCATTGTCCCATGCAAAGGTATATGGAGATACACCACCACTTACGGTAAGGTTAACGCTTCCGTCATTTCCATTGATTTCATCAGAAGATGAAGCACTCAATGCAATGGCAGTTGGTTCAGAAAGTGTAAAGCTGGCAGTTGCAGAACAACCGTTATCATCAGTTACTACTACATCATAAGTTCCAACTGGAATAGCAGAAAGATCTTCAGTAGAAGAAGTGAATGTTCCTCCGTCGGTCCATGCATAGGTGTAAACCGAAGATACTGTTCCTCCTGTAGCTGTAACATCAATTGAACCGTCAGCTCCTCCATTACAATTCACATCAGAAGCTACACCTGTTACAGCAACAGGAGCAGGATCAATAATGGTGTAAGAGGCAGTAGAAGTACAAGCGTTGTCGTCGGTAACGGTTACTGTATACGTAGCTGCCGGAAGCGCGGAGATATCTTCATTGCTATCAGTGAATGAAGCACCGTCGGTCCATGCAATGGTATAAGCACCAGCTACAGTTCCGCCACCAAGGGTGATGTCAACTGAACCATCGGTTAATCCATTACACGAAATGTTGGTAGAAATTGCATTAATGGTAATTGCAGATGGTTCTGCCACTGTTACAGTTTCAATGGCAACACAACCTGCTGCATCGGTAACGGTAAGAACATAAGTTCCTGCTGTAATCGAAGCTAAATCTTCGGTTGTAGAACCATTATCCCATGATGTTCCATAAGGAGAAGTTCCTGCACTAAGCGTAACATCGATAGCACCTGTGCTGGCTCCGTTACATAACAGATCCGTTACATTGTCAACAGTGATAACAGGAGGATTAATATCCGAAATAGCAACTGTAGCAGATGAAGTACATCCGTTATTATCGGTAACTATTACATCGTAACTTCCCGAAACCACTCCCGAAAGATCTTCGGTAGTTGCACCTGTGCTCCACACAAAGTTGTAAGCAGGAGTACCACCGCTCACGGTGATGTCTGCAGCACCATCAGGAGTTCCGCAGGCACTTGGTGATGTGGTTGACGTAACTACAATTGAAATTGCGCTAGGTTCTGTTACTGTAACACCTAATGTTGCAGTACATCCGTTCGCATCTGTGAGGGTAACTGTATAAGTTGCCGCAGCTAAACCACTGACATCTTCTGTAGTGGCTCCATTATCCCATGCATAAGCATAAGCAGGAGTTCCACCAGTTGCAGTAAGATCAATGGATCCGGTGCTTGCATTATTGCAATCTGCATCCAAATGTGTTTCAGTTAATACAATTGCGCTTGGCTCAGCTACTGTAGCAGTAGAAGAACTAGTACAGCCACGTGCATCAGTAACTACAACTGCATATGTTCCTGCAGTAACACCCGTTAAATCTTCGGTGGTTGCTGTATTATCCCAAGCAAAAGTATAAGGCGAAGTTCCGCCTGAAACTGTAAGATCAACAGAACCGCTGTTACCAGCATTACACAATGCATCGCTTGCAGTTGCAGATGAGGTTAAAGCTGTTGGTTCAGCAATCGTAATGGTTGAAATCGCAGTTGTATAACCATTATCATCCATCACTACAACATCATAGCTACCTGCAGTAAGGTTGGCAGGAATGGAAGCTGAATACGTTGCTCCACCATCTGTTGAGAATTGATATGGTGCTGTTCCGCATAGATCATTCACCACTGCGAATGAACCATCGTTTGCACCTGTACAGGAAATATCAATTGGATTAATGGCAGCTGTGAATGGATCAACAGTTACGTCTACTTGCGTTCTGGCCGGACTTACACATGCTCCAACTTCAGCTTGTGCAAAGAAGGTATAAGTGCTAAGTGAATTTGCATCCGGCATTACGCTTGTACCAATGGCTTCGAACGGACTACCAGCTCCAACTTGAGCAGGACCGCTACTTGCATCCCACCATGTGATGGTTGAAGGAGGTAAGTTATAATGAACGGTTACTGTCCAGTTAAATAATGTTCCAACATCTCCACCTGCACCGTCAACTACTTTCAGTGTCCA
This window contains:
- the recQ gene encoding DNA helicase RecQ; translation: MNVIAKPEEILKRYFGYSAFRGFQKPIIETVLAGKDVLVLMPTGGGKSICYQIPALLLPGLTIVVSPLISLMKDQVFSLQQNGIPAAYLNSSLSPEEEQSVSDRIKNGELKLLFVSPERVLMLKEKFWSTVTISLIAIDEAHCVSQWGQDFRPEYARLHTLRQIFPNVTWIALTATADHFVKKDIMQLLGLKNPELFVASFDRPNISLTVKSGLKQQEKMTLLISFLAAHRNESGIIFCQSRKIAEDLSLKLQQKGIRNLFYHAGMEMKQRSDVQDAFINDEVQVICATVAFGMGIDKSNVRWVAHFNLPKNLESYYQEIGRAGRDGLPADTLLLYGMQDIAILGYFAARSSQSEFHLEKLARMQYYAESSLCRRKVLLAYFGESFNENCGRCDICLHPPLYSDCTEISTHLFNCIQTLGEQVSSGMLTSILRGNKHADLIEKGFHLLSFFGSGTQLKAEEWQQLILQLTGLGYLLVDFEDYHKLKLTRNAREILKGYGQILLPLKIKIDKKVKEEIKPEQEVKTKEEDAFVRLKKLRLELARKEKVAPYIVFHDKTLHELLDQKPSSREHLLSITGISQRKLEKYGDVLLEFLSGIQVK